Genomic segment of Selenomonadales bacterium:
GAAAATCCTTAGCTGCCGTGAGCCTCCCCACCCCCAATATAACGGGCAGTTCCCCAGGCGCTAACCATGGGTGGGGGTTTAGTTCATTGGCCAAGCGAAGCACCTTAGGAGATACGACTGGATTGTAGATTACTGTGATCCTCTCGCGCGGAAGCCCGGTCACCTTGGCAAGATCGACAGCCACACCGTGAGATACTGCGACAATAGCATCGGCCATAGGATATAGCGCGCGAGCTAGCCATGGCATAACGCGACCGCTCGCGGTGTTTGAGCGACTAGCGTTCATCGAGAGCGTATTGTGTTCGCTCACAACGATGCGCCCTTGTTTACTGGCTAGCCGCCGTGCACACAAGGTAACCACATTGGCGTAGTCAAGGGCCGAAAGGAGTGCTCTTGGTTGCTCGCGCCTGAGGTACCCGACAAGGGCGGGCAGGCTCGTAAGCACCCGCTTACCGTTGAGGTTAATCAGTCGAACTTCCGGCGGCACGGACGCCAGAAGCGGCCCCTCAGCCTTGGCTACGACCAAGTCGACAGACAGGCCTCGCTCAGCAAACGCCTGCGCCAAATTCACCATCACCCGTTCAGCGCCTCCGCCTCCTAGCGTAGGCAAAAAAAGCGCTACCTTCACACCCGCCTTGGAATCTCGCATTCTGCCTCACCTCCAGCTACCGTCAAAGTCCCAAGCATGCGTCTTCCTGAAGCCTTCACTTCGAGCACAGCGAACACTACGAGCAGCAGAATCCATGCTGGAGGCCGCAGCCTTACGCCGGTTCCCAGGTTGTCGTTTGTCAAAGCAACGAGCCCAATCCAGACTGCGGCCTGTGTAATTAAGTAGACGTGAAAAGCAGATAACAGGTGGCGTAATCTCCACAGCCGACTCAAGACTATCGTCATCGGCATGGCCTCGAGAAAGAATGCCAAGGCGGTCGGTACCGAAGTGATATGCCACGGCAAAGGTCCCACCATATTGCCGACAAAGCTGTGACAATAATTGAGGGCGAACAGCCAGACATTGTCTTGGGCAAGGGTGATTCCCATTTGGCTTCCTCCACCATGTACTCCTTGAGCAAGGTCTCTGTAGTTTAACGCGTCTCTCAACGACATGTTGACTACAGGTAGTCGTAAGCCTATTTGGTACTCGTAAAATACGAAGGCAAAAACAAGCAAGCAGCCCATCACTGCTAACAAGCTAACCCTGCTCTTAAACATGCTAAACAGTCTATAGATCACTAAAGCAGCTATAACTGAAACTGCCGCATAAACACGCAGACCCTGCAGCAGGTACACCACTAAGAGGAGCAACACAATGTTTGTCGCCTTGGCGTCCCTTATAAACAAGATGCGTCCACCAAGTACAGCCGCCCCAACAAATAGCCAATAAATCCATACATCTCGCACTAGTCCAATAGATACATTCATCACTAACCCCGCGTATAGCGTTAAGCAGACAAGGACAATCGCCATGGACGTCCAAGGAGCCTCGCCGCAAAGTGGTCGCTCGAAAGACCAAGACAGATTCACACCAGCCCTAACTGCCAGCAGAAGTAGCAGAAGCCCTAACAGGTTGGCTATGCGGGCCGCCAACGCACTTTCGCGCCCAATGAGAGCGAAGAGGGCCCCCAGGAAGACCGGGTAGGTGGAAAAGACTTCGGTGCTTTCGCCACGGGCAATGCGTATCCCATCCTCCCAGTTGGCCATAGCATCGCCGCCACCACCAAACAATGGCAAATCCACCCCGTAGAAACCTGTTTCGAGTGACATGTAGTATGCACCAAGTGACACTATGGAATAACCGAGCGTCATGGTCAGCGCTAAGGCTACCGCTACATACCGCTGTTTCACTATAGCCTCCCAGTATTCCGCATTTATTGGTGCTTATCAACCTGCAAATAACTCTGGTATATGGCCGACATATGCTCCATTACGCACCCTAAATCAAACTCTTTCACCCTGCTTAACCCTGCTGAGCCCATGGCGTTACGCGTCCCCTTATTATTGATGAGAATCGCGAAGGCGCGTGCTAACCCATTACTATCTTGCAGCCCGACTAAGAGGCCTGTCTCCCCATTTACTACTAGGTCCCGGTTTCCGCGAATGTCCGTCGCCACCACTGGCTTCCCTGCCGCCATCGCTTCCATGATGCACCGGGGAAGCCCTTCGCGCTTCGAGACAAGGGTGACAATATCCGACTCATGCAGAATCTGTACTACATCGGTGCGGTAGCCGAGGAAGTGAACGTTAGCGATGTTTTCGCGCTGCACTTTCCGACGCAACTCGTTCTCTTGCCCACCACTCCCAACCAACCAGAGATGTGTGCGCGCGTGTTGCCTCACACATTCACTCCAAGCATCCAGCAAAAAAGACTGGTTCTTATTTTCATTTAGTTCGGCTACACACGTCACCACGACATCGTCCTCTGCTATGCCACATTCACCGCGAACGTACTGCCGTGCAATGTCGTGCCCGCGAAACGCTTGGACATCGACACCCACGCCAGGTACAAAGAACAGATTCACATTGGGCCAAAACCCCATTTTTTTTGCCCGGTCAAAGTCTTCTATGTTAATAGTAATGAGCCCATCGGTCCAATGAGCAGCAATGAGCTCTGCTGTATAGTAGATGAGCCAATTGTACCATGGAGAACCACTGTAAAAGTGAAAGCCGTGGGCGGTGTATAGAACCTTCCCCTGCCCAGTAAGCTTGGCCGTCAATCTCCCTAAGAATGCCGCGATCGGCGTGTGCACGTGAATTAGATCGAAATGCTGGGTACGCATCAAAGCCAACAACCGCAAAAATGCCCTACCGGAACCTAAGCTACATGGCGTACGTGCAAAAGGTACGTCCCAGCACTGTACCCCGATAGCCAATAAGTCACACTGGCGATGTCCGTAGGCGGCCGCCGCATGAACCTCGAAGCCTTCCCGCTGCAGCAACTGCATAAAGGGAACATGAAAACTTGCCAGGTGGTGGTACACTGAAGCGATAAATAGCACTCGTCGTTTCACTAGAGATTACTTCCCATCTTGCTCAGACTCCAGCTTTAATCTTCCCGCGGCCCACTTCGCACAGGCAAAAGTTCATACCCTAGAAGATGTACTATATCGTTCTTCCCGACATACAGTCGCACCTCTAGGTCGTATACAGGCTCTGTTAGTACTACCCGTCCCGACACTAGGATGTTTGATGCACTATCCGACTTGCCTGTCAACTCAAATTTGCCATGGGTCACAGACCCTTGAGACGACACAATGTCTACCCAAGCTGTTTCTTTAGCATCTGCAGTTCCTTTGACAACCAGTTCGTACTCGCCATCTCCAAAGGCAACATACGGACCGAACACAAGGAAGCCCTCACGACGCGTCGTCGCAAGTGCGCTCGCTTTCAAGCTTCCTACCTGAGATGAGGTCGCCTTTGTGAACCCGGCTATCCGCAGCGCAGATCCTATCCTGCTCCCTTTTCCTGTCCTGACAAGATCAATAGCCCGTAATGCAACCCCAAGCACACGGGGATCGGCGCCCTCACTGAGCGCATACGGCGATTGCGCATTGGGAACAGTAATGCGTACAACTTGTTCCCCACCGCGAAGAGTCAGTGGTATAAGTACATGATTTAACTCATTATTCCGCAGCACCATTCGATAGGAAGCCAATTCCCCGTCAAGTTCAGTCTCAAAGATAACTTGTACTTCTCGAGCAGGGGAGGCGCCATGCACGAAGAACGCAATTTCCGCTGCATATGTACCCTCTGCGCCACCCCCAACAGTAGGCAAGCGAAGCTCGGCTCGCCGTCCGGACCAAATATGCGTAGGCTCAGCGTCATACCAACCCGCCCCCATTACAGCTTGCAGGGCCACCGTTGATGCGGCTTCTGCCCTCACCGGGTAGAAGCGTTCGATGTAATCTTCTGCTAGGCGTATTACAGCATAATGTTCTGTCTCGGTAATAGTTACCAATCCCGACGAATCGAGGTGAGCCAGTACTGGTGCCAACTCCTCCTTGAATTCCGCCTCGGCGGGCCAAGCTTGGGCAGCCCACAGCATATCAATGTAGGGCAATACCACAACATCGGCCTCTTGCCGTATAAGCATAAGGAGAACTCTGTCGGCAAATCCGCTGTCCACCTGCCCCATGGTAAAGCCCTTCATTGTAGGAGGCCAAGCCTCCTTTGCGGTGAAGAGATTCTTGTCGCCCCCAATATTAAACGAGCGAACGTTCAGTCGTGCCGTAATGTAGTTTGCCAAAAAATCATTTCGGTACGGAAGGAATGCAACTCTCTCCCCTTCATGTAAGAAACTGCCCATCCCCATGACAAGTTCATTCTCTATGCGCAAAAACGCATCGCGATACCCCCTATGCCTCCCATCAAAATGCGGTAGATTAAAGATAATGAGCAAGACAACGAGGCCAACCCAATACCACCTTGCTCTAGCGGAGGTCATATCACCGAGCCGTAGTACAATCAACACCCAGAACCCCACGATGCCAAGTGCAAGCCATCTGTATGCAGCGCGCATTTGTTGGAATCCCGGTAAATTTCTTGACAATATCGCACTACCTGTTGGCGCAAGCGCAAGCTCTGCCCCCATCAAGGGCGACAAGTCGCCCGCGGCGACCATCGCGTCTGGCCTAACCGAGTTGACTTTTACTGAAGGCCCTAGTGCCATGTAGAGGCCAAACAACGCGACCATGAAGATGGCAGTCGCAAGCATTGTCTTTTTCCTCATGTGCCACCAGCCAGCAAATCCAGCACTAATGATTGGCAGAGAAAACGTCGATATGAACACACTGGCATCCCCAAAATAGGTCTGTTCAGTGCGTACTACGGCTAGGCCTACGGTATCCCACAACCAATGCATACCTCGCGTTGGAATGGTCAGAAAGGCAAGATCTACCCCCCACCCACGAAAAAAGTCCAGGGTTTCGGGGACGACGTGCAGCTGACCGACATACGTCATGTATAGAACATAGGACACAGCGAAACCACTCATGGTAATGGGCAAGGCACAGCGTAACAAGTGGCTTCTTAATTCGGGTGCCCTAACAAAGTAAAATGCCCCCAACAAACTAGCGCCGACAGCAAACATTACGTAAGTATACCCGTCCATAAACACAGCGATTGTCGTTACCGCAACGAATGTCGCCATTCGGATATATAAATCTTCTCGCCTAACAAACTTATCCGAGATGAGTTGTACAGAAACCAACATGTACAGCGGTAGTAAGGCAATGCCTAAGGAGAGCATCGAATAGCCTGAATGTGCCCATATGATAGGCATACTCATCCACAACACAGCAGCGAGTACCGCACTCGTGCCGCGAAGCGCCAACAACACACTTAGGCGCCATGCCCCAAAAAAGGCGATCGCTAGCCATATAGCAGCCATTGCAGCGTAAGCGTCTGCCGGATGAAGTCCTAGCGCTATCAACAGCCCGGCGGGGTATGCGCCTGCGAGCCCAAAGGCAATCGGAGCCGGATTAGGATTTCCAAAGTTGATGGCATGGACTGCAAGTGGCGATTGGTTAACAAAGGACTGGCCAAACCCTGTTGTCCATACCGCCTGACCGAGGGTCGGCAGAGAATAGTAAGGAACGGCTCCGTGTGCGAACAGGATGAACACCAATGCGCAGCAAAACACAAGCTTATCTCCATACCTCGCCAAGCTAGAGATAGAACGCATCATTGTACACCCCCAGTGATGAGTGGATCTGATTGGCACATGACGTCTTGGGCCGCGCTTCTGCTGTAAGGCCTACATAACAACATCGTCCAGGGAATAGGCGACCTAATCTCGACAACCTCAAAGAATCCCTCAACCAAGCGAACAAACCCAGCGCGTGACCAATGCTGGATATGCCCTGGGGTGTTACCCCACGCTGACATGTACTTGCCTCGCGCCATGTTCAGAAAGCGAAAAACAGGTTCATGAGGGACACTGAAAATTACATGGCCGGCAATAGCCCGACTCAATGCTCGCAGAGCGTCTTTCGGTCGTTCTAGGTGTTCAAGTACTTCACAGCAAACTATAAGGTCCGCTCCGTCCTCAACCGGGTGCCAATCGTAAATACTACGGACACGGAACATATCCGGGTTTAATCCATGGGCGACCGCATTGTCGCGCGCTAGCTCGATTATTTTGGGGGACATGTCAGACCCACGCACCGATAGTCCCTGCCGTTTCCAGCGCAGTGCCCAATAACCTTCACCACATCCGATTTCGTGGATCGACCTAGGAGCGACGCGCTCTACTAAGTCAGTCAGATCTTTCGTAAACTGCCGCACTGCATAGCGAACGGCTGGGTTCCTAGACGAATACTTATCGTATACGTTGCCTACAACGATTTTGCCCTCCTGCAATCCACCAGACATTATCATGGTCTTGTCTCCCCCCGCCCATACTTACACTACGCCTCCTAGGGGTTCTAGGCACGGCTTCTCTCAGCTACCCAAATGGCTGTTCTTTAGATCTTTCGAGATAATAGGATGATGCAGCGACTCGCGATGGGTAAAGCGCAACTCCTCCAGTAGTTTGCGATTCACTGAGAGCAAATCTGCTATAAATGCAATTAAGATCGCTTGAAATCCCATACCAAGAAGCGCACCAGCCAGTGTTAGTGACTGAATGTGCCCATCCCCTCTTCCCGAAAAAAACAGCCATAGAAAGCGCAAGCCGATTGCAGTTCCGCAGGCGAACAGCACCGCGCCAGTTGACGCGAAAAAGCGAAATGGTCGATAAACGACGAAAATGCGCACAATCGTAACAACAGAACGCCAGATATACTCTAGGTTGCTCTTGAAAAGACGCGAAGGTCTAAGATTCTCGTTGACCCTCACGGGAACCGATACTACCGCCATTCCATTTTGGCCAGCTTGGATGATCGTTTCAAGGGTGTACGAGAAGTCGCTAAAGACCGCTAAGCGTCTAGCGGCAAACTGGCTCATGGCTCGAAAGCCGCTGGGTGCATCGGGGACGCTCGTCCCGCTGACAAGCCTTACCACAGAACTGCCTAGTTTCTGTAAGTATTTCTTCACAGGCGAAAAGTGCTTTATTGCTTCTATGGGACGTGCGCCTACAACTATGTCGGCTTTGCCCTCAACCAGTGGCGCAAGGAGCGCAGGGATGTCATCTGCATTGTATTGATTGTCGGCATCTACGTTAACAATAAAATTGGCGTTCAAACTGAGACAGCCGTCGAGTCCGGTCATAAATGCCCGTGCTAGCCCTCGATTGCGGGTGTGCCGGATGATATGGTCAACGCCATGCTTGGCCGCTACCTCCGCAGTACCGTCACTGCTGCCATCGTCGATAACGAGCCATTCCACGCGGTCAAAGCCGGCCACTTGCCGCGGCAACGCCTTAAGCGTAATAGGTAGCGCATCGGCTTCATTGAAACATGGTATCTGAATGATCAGTTTCATGAACTTGCCCTTCCATCATTCTTGCCGACTTGCTGTTACTTTAGGACTAGTCTGTGCTCTCCCATAAGAATCCTGCACCCTTACTACGTCATCTAGCTCGGTAGTTGACACTTCAAGGATTGTTAAGTCGCTCTCAGCTACGATTTTATGTAGCGTCCCCGGGCGAATGGTAACCGCCATGCCCTGTCGTATTGTCCGCTCCGCACCATTTAGGACCAATGTCCCTCGTCCCCTTTGAAAGAACATAGTCTCTAGCTTGCGCTGATGGTACTGCAGGCTTAGGCTATGCCCCGCTTTGACTTCCAATATTTTGCCGACATAAGCCTCAGTTACCGCCCACCAAATCTCCCTTCCCCACGGCTTGTCAACAACGCGGTACTCCTCTGTCTCAAAGCAGGTGTCGCTGCATAGACCCTCGGCTAGGACGACCGCCTTCTTTACGTCTTGGACCCGCTCTTTACTGCATACGAGGAGAGCCTCTTTAGAGCGCACGACCACTAGGTCTTGAACGCCGATCGCTACAGTGACTCCCTCATCGTCTTGGATAACACAGTTCTTAGCATCAATAATGCCAACTCGGCCCGAGACATTGTTCCCTCGTTCATCACTGCCTTGCGCAGCGCGCTCTACGGCAACCCAGTTGCCTAGGTCGTCCCAATTAAAACTAGCCGGGATTACAAGTACACGGTCAGCCTTTTCCATTACCCCATAGTCAATCGAGATCTTTGGGAGCAAAGGGAAGGTTCGTCCTACGACATCGCTCTCCTCCGGCGCACCGATGGCACCCCCTATTTCTTCAAGCCCACTGTGTAGTTCCGGCAAGTGCATAGCCATCGACTTAAGAATGACCTCTGTCCGCCAAACAAACATTCCACTGTTCCAAAGATGATCATCACTTTGACACATCTCAAGCGCTTTCTCTAGCTGAGGTTTTTCAATGAACCGGACGACATCGTGCGCCCACTGATTGGCCACAAGGTGTTTCTTGGCACCGACCTGCACATAGCCATAACCAGTCTCCGGCCGGGTCGGCTTCATGCCAATGGTTACAAGCACCGGCTCGCTCTGCGCGGCTTCGACGGCTGCACTTAGAGTCGACATAAACTCCTCATTGCAGCCCACGTAATGATCCGCCGGAACAACGATCATGATGGACTCAGGGTACTTCTTCTGGATGTGGACGGCCGCAAGCCCGATACAGGGGGCCGTGTCACGACCTATGGGCTCTACAATTACGTTTTCCTGCGGGACTTGCGGAAGTTGCAGGCGGGTCATTTGCGCATGTTGGCGACCCGTGACCACAAACACCTGGCTTGGCGGAACTAAACTGCTAACACGTGCGAAAGCTTGCTGAAGCAGCGTGGTATTGCCTACAAAGCACTGAAATTGCTTGGGCATATCTGTTGTACTCCGTGGCCACAGACGCTCACCTCGTCCGCCAGCCATAATAACCGCAGTAATCATCACATTGAACCTCCTAGACCTTACTCTGACATACTATGATACCCTAAGCTCAGCGCACCGTCGCTAAACTAAGCGTCGGAGCGTAGCTAGGTCAGCATCCACCATCATGCGTACCAATTCCTCAAATGTTGTCTTTGGTTCCCAGCCCAACCGTTGCCGGGCCTTTCCATAGTCCCCAAGGAGCAGGTCTACTTCCGCAGGACGAACAAACCGCTGGTCAATAACCACATATTTTCGCCAATCTAGTTTCACGTGCCCGAACGCCACTTCGAGAAATTCCTTAACTGAGTGGGTTTCGCCTGTAGCAATGACAAAGTCCTCGGGCTGGTCTTGCTGCAGCATCATCCACATCGCAGTTACATAGTCGCCGGCGAATCCCCAATCCCGCTTGGCCTCAATGTTCCCGAGACGCAACTCATGCTCTAAACCCAACTTAATCCGAGCAACAGCGTTAGAGATTTTGCGCGTTACAAACTCGATTCCCCTGCGTGGCGACTCATGGTTGAACAGAATGCCACTGCAGGCAAAAAGATTATAGCTCTCTCGATAATTTACAGTAATCCAGTGGCCATATAGCTTAGCCACCCCATACGGGCTGCGCGGATAAAACGGTGTATCCTCGGTCTGTGGCGTCTCCCTCACCTTCCCAAACATCTCGCTACTTGATGCTTGGTAGAACCGTATCTTTGGGTTAACAATCCGTATCGCGTCTAACAACCTAGTTACTCCTAGGGCAGTAACTTCTCCCGTTAGCACGGCTTGTTCCCACGACGTCCCGACGAATGACTGAGCTGCAAGGTTGTATACCTCGTCGGGTTGAACTTTTGCCAATGCTGTTACAAGTGACATTTCGTCCAAAAGATCTGCTTGATGTAACGTAACCTTACCTGCGACATCGCCTAGGCGCTCTACGTTCAAGGTACTGGTTCTGCGCACAATCCCAGTTACTTCATAACCCTGATCCAAAAGGAACTCCGCTAGATATGAGCCGTCTTGCCCGTTGACCCCAGTAATTAAAGCCTTCTTACTCATCATTCGTACCCCTTCCACTTCTTATATCGCATCCAACCAACTCGCCGTAGATTGCCTGGACGCTGTCTAGCATCTTTTGCAGGCTAAAATGCTCGCGGACCCGCTGCTTCGCATTCTCCCCGTAGCGTTGTCGTAACGCCGAATCATCCAATAGCGTACCGATGGCTACCCCCAGCGCCTGCGCATCGCCCGGAGGCACAGTGAGCCCGGTCTCCTGGTGCCTGCTCACCTCTGGAACGCCTGTCGGCAGCCTCGTGTTAACTACTGGTTTGCCGCACGCCATCGCCTCCAATTGAACTAGACCAAAGGCCTCCGTACTAGCAACTGATGGTAACACGAACACGTCACAGGCATGAAAATAGGCGGGCATCTCGTCGTAGCTCAACATGCCGAGAAAGACAACCTTGTTTGTGAGCCCTAATTGAACAACTAGCTTCTCCAAGTTCAGGCGTAGCGGGCCGTCGCCAATCAACAAAAGCACTGCATCCACTTCACACATGGACTTGATGACTTGCTCAACGCCTTTGTAGTAGACCAACCTACCAACACATAAAACAATAGGTGAACCAAACTTACTCCGGATCCCTTCTGCTTGCTTCCGCATGTCGTCATTTAGTTGAAATCGCCTGGTATCGATGCCAAAAGGCACTACAACGCACTTTTCGTTAAATGGCTGTAGCAATGGCGAGTTTTTTGCTATGTTAGAATCGGCCACTATCACCCTGTCGGCGCGCCGCAAAAATGCGGTTGCCAACAGCTTGTATGCCCACAGAAAGCCCTTCTGCCGCAACACATCACTATGCCAGTTAACAATCACTTTGCCTTTATAGCCCGCCATAAGGCATGAAAGGTCGCCGAGGGGGAAGGGCGTGTGGAAGTGTACAATGTCCGCATTCTGGCTAAGTTTCTTAAACAAGAATGGGAAGCTAGGAGCGATTGGCATCGACAACATCATCCCTAGACTGCTTGCCCGGTGTACCGAAATGTCATTTACCGTTTCGTTACGCCCCAAACCCTTGTGGCGGCACACTAACACTTGCATGTCAACACTGTGGCATAGCCCTTCTGCAATTAGCTGCACCATTCTCTCTATGCCTCCAATGTGCGGCGAGTATAGCTTGTTAACCTGTAGTACGCGAATTTTACGCATGGGCACCTCTATTACTCTGTACTTGACCCTAGTAGCCTAACACCGTCCGATACACGTTAATTGTTGCTTGCACTGTGTTTCCCCAGGGAAATAGTTTCGCCCGGGCTAGCCCCTTGCGGCGCAGACTTAATGCCAAAGAAGAGTCTTCGGCAAGGCAGCGCATGGCGTCCCGTATCGCCGCGACGTCTACGGGGTCTACGTAGCAGGCAGCGTCACCTGCAACTTCAGGTAGCGCAGTCGTATTTGAGGTAATGACTGGCAGACCGGCGGAAAACGCCTCTAGAACGGGTAGCCCGAACCCTTCAGACAGCGAGGGAAACACCAAGGCAACTCCGCCGGAGAAGAGCAGCCGTAAATCCGTGCTCGTTACATACTGTAGCCAACGGAGACTGCCATAGCGATGGTCTTTAAGTAAGCGCAATGTATCGTCACAGCCCCAGCCCTCACGCCCAACTACTACTAATGGCAGCTCCGCCTGCATAGCAAGTGATAACGCCTGATGCGCCTCAATAACCCGCAACAAGTTCTTGCGAGGTTGTAACGTCCCTACGAAGAGAAAGTAGCGCTTCGGCAGGTTGTACTTTAAGCGTACTTGCGTAACCTCGTCTGCACTGGGCGAACAAAACCAGCGTTCATCAACACCGAGCGGCACCACGGTAATGCGCGACAAAGGCACACCAAAATACCTACTGATTTCTTGCTTGGCATACTCAGAAATCGTAATCACCTGGCTCGCATACTTGGTGGTATGGCGCCACAGGGCGTTCTTTAGAGCCCGCAGACGTCGTGAGCCCCATTGCGGATTAGCCAGAGGTATGGCATCCATCACTGTGGCGACAACGGGAACACGCCGTACGTTAGGAATCATGTGGTCTGTCGCGTGGAGAATATCAATGCGGTTTGCCAGCTTCTCACTCGCGGGGTACGGCAACCCTGTGACAGCCGAGAGTACTGAGCCAGGCCCAAAGGCAGGCAGGTGTAGTGCGCCAAGACTACTTGCAGAAGGAGCAGATGCGCCGAACACAAAGGGCTGCACCTGTACGCCATCGCTCAGTTTGAGCCGTTGCAGCATCTCCTGAGCATAGATGCCTATCCCGTCCAGCTCGCCCCCGGCCATTCCCCTAGCCAGCACAGTCGCCCCAAACCCGACTCTAATCATGTAGCCTGCGTCATCCAACGCAGAGTCTCCTGCAAGGGGATCGGCTGCCACTCCCCAATTAGACGGCGAAGCAATCCTGGGTCGCCACACAAGTACTGCACCTCACTGGCCCTCACAAACGATGGGTTAACTGTCACCTCCAGCCGATGCCCAGTGATAGACTCGGCAAACCCCAACACTTGCCGCAACGAATACGCGACCCCAGAGCAAATATTAACTGTTGCATCTACCGGTTTTACTTCCACCAAACGGCGATATGCTTGTGCTACTGAGCGGACATCACAAAAGTCACGCCAGACGTCTAAGTTGCCTAGCTCAATACGCTCGGCGCGATGGCGATAATGGGCTGCTATCTTAGCAACAACGAAGTTTTCCGACTGCCCAACGCCGGTATAGTTAAATGGCCTGACGATTACGATAGGGAGTTTGTGTCGCCATAAATTAGCCATATGTTCCATCGCCAGCTTGCTGACTGCATAATCGTTCGCTGGGTTGGGGGTAGTCGTTTCAGCGAGCAAACCCTCTGCGGTGTTGCCATAGATGTTCGCGCTGCTGGCAATCACTACGCATTCGGGGAGCACTCTAAGCCCTGCAAGAGCCTCTAGCAAGTTGCGAGTGCCTATGAGATTCGTCGTATAGAACTCACCCGCATTCCCGTGCGCCACAAAGGCCTTAGCCGCTAGGTGCACAACGGCTTGCGGTTGCACCTCCTCAACTACTTGTCTAAGCCCCGCAAAGTCCTCCATACTGACGCGATGATATCGTTCTGAACTTCCGAAATCTGTCGTGCCTGTGCCGTATACCGCAAACCCAGCCTGTGCTAGTTCGTCTGCGACATATTTGCCGGTAAAGCCCGAAATACCTGTTACTAAGGCTCGTCGCTTAATACTTTCGGGGCCCAATAGTGTC
This window contains:
- a CDS encoding glycosyltransferase family 4 protein, which translates into the protein MDDAGYMIRVGFGATVLARGMAGGELDGIGIYAQEMLQRLKLSDGVQVQPFVFGASAPSASSLGALHLPAFGPGSVLSAVTGLPYPASEKLANRIDILHATDHMIPNVRRVPVVATVMDAIPLANPQWGSRRLRALKNALWRHTTKYASQVITISEYAKQEISRYFGVPLSRITVVPLGVDERWFCSPSADEVTQVRLKYNLPKRYFLFVGTLQPRKNLLRVIEAHQALSLAMQAELPLVVVGREGWGCDDTLRLLKDHRYGSLRWLQYVTSTDLRLLFSGGVALVFPSLSEGFGLPVLEAFSAGLPVITSNTTALPEVAGDAACYVDPVDVAAIRDAMRCLAEDSSLALSLRRKGLARAKLFPWGNTVQATINVYRTVLGY
- a CDS encoding GDP-mannose 4,6-dehydratase gives rise to the protein MGPESIKRRALVTGISGFTGKYVADELAQAGFAVYGTGTTDFGSSERYHRVSMEDFAGLRQVVEEVQPQAVVHLAAKAFVAHGNAGEFYTTNLIGTRNLLEALAGLRVLPECVVIASSANIYGNTAEGLLAETTTPNPANDYAVSKLAMEHMANLWRHKLPIVIVRPFNYTGVGQSENFVVAKIAAHYRHRAERIELGNLDVWRDFCDVRSVAQAYRRLVEVKPVDATVNICSGVAYSLRQVLGFAESITGHRLEVTVNPSFVRASEVQYLCGDPGLLRRLIGEWQPIPLQETLRWMTQAT